From a region of the Geothrix sp. 21YS21S-2 genome:
- a CDS encoding translocation/assembly module TamB domain-containing protein produces the protein MTNEEAPPSLLKRTWSRRWVRRLTYVLASGAALAGLMGWAVQQAYVDAWIVGKADAYLRKETGLGFAAERLEIHPFQGRIVLHNFSFGGDLFQAPLLEVEIDLYTFLRTHHFKRILLQSPRLVVDAARLSAIRLRETDPKAESPTWRIDRVEILDGLAQVDEPAWGIRGGVFTFKVDGRGRLPRQEWLDVRIPRAEFGEDPDRALGDASLKFRLTDKGIDTVNVRAHLGDSSLAVLGSYEFKTQAVKAEASGGLNLGEALRFLPGKPAHAAGFLDFKAKVQGPATTPVWTLSVDGRQLQARSTPLHPGTLHVNASGNPGRIRVERIAWDSADGKLSGEGSWTRQGGTTLELAAEGVSLAPAAAYARSDLLKGLSARFRGTASMATPPWVAPDLEKLAFTGSGQFTKDGQQVGTMELALAHGAFRATSLDLQLPGAGFRGSATAVLHRRGLARIEAEGEVRTDAADVAQALTAWKVTELDMSGPANARATFQWDPRGGIHLDGRVEVDAPRWHGAHADRIAADVTLSDTEIRITGIELEKGEGHGYGDIWISWAKGAPDAEGIDMCFRAFRLPVEEGLRAGDQGDLPITGIGSGWARLHGPLNRIVMEGQAVAEQGVVYGMKVPAASASFDMDINALRLRTTDVRVADSLDHLEGAPGPLNLRGSMDMDAHRERWTVDVKGDVDTGVLGLKGPLVQGRIEGGLSGPLTAPLGPSQAPEGSFTLSQGRLSMEGRSLEGFQAGLAFRDGHLGAHLLMAGRTVPLVTFEGEQVGKGTLSGDIRVHLGPDSAETGPVASRLTEGFLRDVSLDYHGRGDWTASGIRWQGELRNFLGSFQGFELVQSRPGTFKGDLTGMDMSLQVQGRTAAVQGKPQLATTTMSLGGWLPFSPEGKLDLRLEGAAELSNLKAILDHTLNPGPYSLMADLKPEGSATFKLDLLGKPAEPALEGRLDLHGGRLSARSYPQSIENVDFAAFFHGRDITIPQDAPLKGIMAQGALTAWGRLTWGFRGLTDYDFGATLDNFQLRDMPEGFEIQGGFNGTLRGNDRDGGLLKGTIRAKNMLYQTDFNITDILLATTTGGSGLLTSLDPSDPLARIDLDLDLFMARPWEFDTNYLKLQGRPAGSFKIMGTLAHPGLKGRMDLLPGGRLTNLVAAGDLVLERGSVEFTDPAVINPVVDLHGRIEVDPYLVTLDINGTLDAISVHPSSTPALRPDEILTILVDPAAVSKVGGSLGASSTQSSMNTGILSQGAGLLSSLMLANTLERLRKTLTLDRVNFSLLGGPNLSLTLEKSFDIFGHRTPLIYSYKQEGTQSTVSGNVEWRFGNLVLTLGARQITGSSQTPGDTTVQGVQPSGEIRYTWTPK, from the coding sequence TTCCTGCGCACCCACCACTTCAAGCGGATCCTCCTCCAGAGCCCGAGGCTCGTGGTGGATGCCGCGCGCCTTTCGGCCATCCGCCTGCGCGAAACCGACCCCAAGGCCGAAAGCCCCACGTGGCGCATCGACCGCGTGGAGATCCTGGACGGCCTGGCCCAGGTGGACGAGCCCGCCTGGGGCATCCGCGGCGGCGTCTTCACCTTCAAGGTGGACGGGCGGGGCCGCCTGCCCCGGCAGGAGTGGCTCGACGTGCGCATCCCGCGGGCCGAGTTCGGGGAGGACCCGGACCGCGCCCTGGGCGACGCCTCCCTCAAGTTCCGGCTCACCGACAAGGGGATCGACACCGTCAACGTGCGCGCGCACCTGGGGGACAGCTCCCTGGCGGTGCTGGGCTCGTACGAGTTCAAGACCCAGGCCGTGAAGGCCGAGGCCTCGGGCGGGCTCAACCTGGGCGAGGCCCTGCGCTTCCTGCCCGGAAAACCCGCCCACGCCGCCGGTTTCCTGGACTTCAAGGCCAAGGTCCAGGGTCCGGCCACCACCCCCGTCTGGACCCTGTCGGTGGACGGGCGCCAGCTCCAGGCCAGGAGCACGCCCCTCCACCCCGGCACGCTCCACGTCAACGCCTCCGGCAATCCGGGGCGCATCCGCGTGGAGCGCATCGCCTGGGACTCGGCCGACGGGAAGCTCTCGGGCGAGGGCTCCTGGACCCGCCAGGGCGGCACCACCCTGGAACTGGCCGCCGAAGGCGTCTCCCTGGCTCCCGCGGCCGCCTATGCCCGGTCCGATCTCCTCAAAGGCCTTTCCGCGCGCTTCCGGGGCACGGCCTCCATGGCCACGCCGCCCTGGGTGGCGCCCGACCTGGAGAAGCTGGCCTTCACGGGCAGCGGGCAGTTCACCAAGGACGGCCAGCAGGTGGGGACGATGGAGCTCGCCCTCGCCCACGGCGCGTTCCGGGCCACCTCGCTGGACCTCCAGCTGCCCGGGGCCGGGTTCCGGGGCAGTGCCACGGCCGTCCTCCACCGCCGGGGCCTGGCGCGGATCGAGGCCGAAGGCGAGGTGCGCACCGACGCCGCCGACGTTGCCCAGGCCCTCACCGCCTGGAAGGTCACCGAGCTCGACATGTCCGGCCCCGCCAACGCCCGCGCCACCTTCCAGTGGGACCCCCGCGGCGGGATCCACCTCGACGGCCGGGTGGAGGTGGACGCCCCCCGCTGGCACGGCGCCCACGCCGACCGCATCGCCGCCGACGTGACGCTGTCGGATACCGAGATCCGCATTACCGGCATCGAGCTGGAGAAGGGCGAGGGCCACGGCTACGGCGACATCTGGATCAGCTGGGCCAAGGGCGCCCCCGACGCCGAGGGCATCGACATGTGCTTCCGCGCCTTCCGGCTCCCGGTGGAGGAGGGCCTGCGCGCAGGGGACCAGGGCGACCTGCCCATCACCGGCATCGGCAGCGGCTGGGCTCGCCTTCACGGGCCGCTGAACCGCATCGTCATGGAAGGCCAGGCCGTCGCGGAACAGGGCGTGGTCTACGGGATGAAGGTGCCCGCGGCCTCCGCCTCCTTCGACATGGACATCAACGCCCTCCGCCTGCGCACCACCGACGTGCGGGTCGCCGACAGCCTCGACCACCTCGAAGGCGCCCCGGGCCCCCTGAACCTGAGGGGCTCCATGGACATGGACGCCCACCGGGAGCGCTGGACCGTGGACGTGAAGGGCGACGTGGACACCGGCGTCCTGGGCCTGAAGGGTCCCCTGGTCCAGGGCCGGATCGAAGGCGGCCTCTCCGGCCCCCTCACGGCGCCCCTGGGGCCCTCCCAGGCGCCCGAAGGATCCTTCACCCTCAGCCAGGGCCGGCTGTCCATGGAGGGACGTTCCCTGGAGGGCTTCCAGGCGGGGCTGGCCTTCCGGGACGGGCACCTGGGCGCCCATCTCCTCATGGCGGGCAGGACCGTTCCCCTGGTGACCTTCGAAGGGGAGCAGGTGGGAAAGGGAACGTTGTCGGGGGACATCCGCGTGCACCTGGGGCCCGATTCCGCCGAGACGGGCCCGGTCGCTTCCCGGCTTACGGAGGGCTTCCTCAGGGACGTCAGCCTCGACTACCACGGCCGCGGCGACTGGACCGCCTCGGGGATCCGGTGGCAGGGCGAGCTCCGGAACTTCCTGGGCAGCTTCCAGGGCTTCGAACTGGTCCAGAGCCGCCCGGGCACCTTCAAGGGCGACCTCACCGGCATGGACATGTCGTTGCAGGTCCAGGGCCGCACCGCCGCCGTCCAAGGCAAGCCCCAGCTGGCCACCACCACCATGAGCCTCGGGGGCTGGCTTCCCTTCAGCCCCGAAGGCAAGCTGGACCTCCGGCTGGAGGGGGCCGCGGAGCTCTCCAACCTGAAGGCGATCCTCGACCACACCCTGAACCCCGGCCCGTACAGCCTCATGGCCGACCTGAAGCCCGAGGGCAGCGCCACGTTCAAGCTCGACCTGCTGGGCAAGCCCGCGGAACCGGCCCTGGAGGGCCGCCTCGACCTGCACGGCGGCAGGCTCTCCGCGCGCTCCTACCCCCAGAGCATCGAGAACGTGGACTTCGCGGCCTTCTTCCACGGCCGGGACATCACCATTCCCCAGGACGCGCCCCTGAAGGGGATCATGGCCCAGGGCGCCCTGACCGCCTGGGGCCGGCTCACCTGGGGCTTCCGCGGCCTCACCGACTACGACTTCGGAGCGACCCTGGACAACTTCCAGCTCCGGGACATGCCGGAGGGCTTCGAGATCCAGGGCGGCTTCAACGGAACCCTCCGGGGCAACGACAGGGACGGCGGCCTCCTGAAGGGCACCATCCGCGCCAAGAACATGCTCTACCAGACCGACTTCAACATCACGGACATCCTCCTGGCCACCACCACGGGCGGCTCAGGCCTCCTCACCTCCCTGGACCCCTCCGACCCCCTGGCCCGCATCGACCTGGACCTGGACCTGTTCATGGCGCGCCCCTGGGAGTTCGACACCAACTACCTCAAGCTCCAGGGCCGCCCCGCGGGGAGCTTCAAGATCATGGGCACCCTGGCCCACCCCGGCCTCAAGGGCCGCATGGACCTCCTGCCCGGGGGCCGCCTCACCAACCTCGTGGCCGCCGGCGACCTGGTCCTGGAGCGGGGCTCGGTGGAGTTCACCGATCCCGCGGTGATCAATCCCGTGGTGGACCTCCACGGCCGCATCGAGGTGGACCCCTACCTGGTGACCCTCGACATCAACGGCACGCTGGACGCCATCAGCGTGCACCCCAGTTCCACCCCCGCCCTGCGGCCCGACGAGATCCTGACCATCCTGGTGGACCCGGCCGCCGTGAGCAAGGTGGGGGGATCGCTGGGGGCCTCCTCCACCCAGTCCTCCATGAACACCGGCATCCTGAGCCAGGGCGCGGGCCTGCTCTCCTCCCTCATGCTGGCCAACACCCTCGAGCGCCTGCGAAAGACCCTCACCCTGGACCGGGTGAACTTCTCCCTCCTGGGCGGTCCCAACCTGAGCCTGACCCTGGAGAAGAGCTTCGACATCTTCGGCCACCGCACGCCCCTGATCTACAGCTACAAACAGGAAGGCACCCAGAGCACCGTCAGCGGCAACGTGGAGTGGCGCTTCGGGAACCTGGTCCTCACCCTGGGCGCGCGCCAGATCACCGGTTCCTCCCAGACCCCCGGGGACACCACCGTCCAGGGCGTGCAGCCCTCGGGGGAAATCCGCTACACATGGACACCCAAATGA
- a CDS encoding MoaD/ThiS family protein, which produces MIHVQAFARYRERLGFQSRDFPLPSPPTLEALLADPALADLPADGLFAVNRTFAERSAVLADGDEVALFPPVSGG; this is translated from the coding sequence ATGATCCACGTACAAGCATTCGCACGGTACCGTGAGCGCCTCGGATTCCAGTCCAGGGACTTTCCCCTGCCCTCCCCCCCCACGCTGGAGGCCCTCCTGGCCGATCCGGCCCTGGCGGACCTGCCCGCGGACGGACTCTTCGCGGTGAACCGGACCTTCGCGGAACGATCCGCGGTCCTGGCGGACGGCGACGAGGTGGCGCTCTTCCCGCCGGTGAGCGGAGGCTGA
- a CDS encoding efflux RND transporter periplasmic adaptor subunit: protein MKMLPPLILALLVAGCTHSGKPTAPAQVGVATVTQQDVPLVREWIASLDGFVNAEIRPQVEGYVLRQVYREGAAVHRGQTLFEIDPRAFKAASDQARAALARDKAARDKARLDVDRFTPLAAQKAISQQELDNALSSLRQAQAAVDASQAALDKASLNVEWTRVSSPIDGVAGIAKVQMGDLVNGTRVMTTVSTLNPIKVFFSATEQDYRDWARDWARGGGKGSLELVLSDGTVYPRRGDPLLADRGIDPRTGTILVAGTFPNPDGLLRPGQYGKVRAAVGLARNALLVPQRAIWDLQGTSQVAVVGRDNKVEIRVVQTGAKAGPLVVIEKGLNPGERVVVEGTQKVASGQLVTPLPGK from the coding sequence ATGAAGATGCTTCCCCCCCTGATCCTGGCCCTCCTCGTCGCGGGCTGCACGCATTCCGGCAAGCCCACGGCCCCCGCCCAGGTGGGAGTGGCCACCGTGACCCAGCAGGACGTGCCGCTGGTGCGCGAATGGATCGCCAGCCTGGACGGCTTCGTGAACGCCGAGATCCGGCCCCAGGTGGAAGGCTACGTCCTGCGCCAGGTCTACCGCGAGGGTGCCGCCGTGCACCGCGGCCAGACGCTCTTCGAGATCGACCCGAGGGCCTTCAAGGCCGCGTCGGACCAGGCGCGGGCGGCGCTGGCCCGGGACAAGGCGGCCCGGGACAAGGCCCGCCTTGACGTGGACCGCTTCACGCCCCTGGCCGCTCAGAAGGCCATCTCCCAGCAGGAGCTCGACAACGCGCTGTCGTCCCTGCGGCAGGCCCAGGCCGCGGTGGACGCCTCCCAGGCGGCCCTGGACAAGGCTTCGCTCAACGTCGAATGGACGCGCGTGAGCTCGCCCATCGACGGCGTCGCCGGCATCGCCAAGGTGCAGATGGGCGACCTCGTGAACGGGACGCGGGTGATGACCACCGTGTCCACCCTCAACCCGATCAAGGTGTTCTTCAGCGCCACGGAACAGGACTACCGCGACTGGGCCCGGGACTGGGCCAGGGGCGGCGGCAAGGGCAGCCTCGAGCTGGTGCTGTCCGACGGCACCGTCTACCCCAGGCGCGGCGACCCGCTGCTGGCCGACCGGGGCATCGACCCCCGCACCGGCACCATCCTGGTGGCCGGCACCTTCCCCAACCCCGACGGGCTCCTGCGGCCCGGACAGTACGGCAAGGTGCGGGCGGCGGTAGGCCTGGCCCGCAACGCGCTCCTGGTGCCCCAGCGGGCCATCTGGGACCTGCAGGGCACGTCGCAGGTCGCCGTGGTGGGCAGGGACAACAAGGTCGAAATCCGCGTGGTGCAGACCGGGGCCAAGGCGGGCCCGCTGGTCGTCATCGAGAAGGGCCTCAACCCCGGTGAACGGGTGGTGGTGGAGGGAACCCAGAAGGTCGCGAGCGGCCAGCTGGTGACGCCCCTGCCCGGAAAGTAG
- a CDS encoding efflux RND transporter permease subunit → MPEFFIKRPIVAMVIAVITLIAGLVCMRGLPVSQFPEIVPPQIQVSTNYTGADAVTIEQAVAAPLEQQMNGVDNMLYMQSTNANDGTMSELVTFDVGTDVNQDQVNTQNRVAQAQPFLPAEVNQSGMTIRKSTGTALLLMALYSPKGTYSALFLSNYATINLVDPLYRVPGVGQINIFGAGDYAMRVWVKPDLMAKLGITVAEVNRALAQQNTVNPSGQLGGEPMPAGQEMTYTVRAQGRLLAPEEFTQVVVRANPDGSVVRVGDVARVELGAMSYKQVGRFNGQPSCIVAVYQTPGSNALEVGNAVKKEMRNLQARFPADLQFTTSVDTTLPVKEGIKEIVWTLGEAMILVMLVVYLFLQNWRATLIPMIAVPVSLIGTFAVFPMLGFSINTLSLFGLVLAIGLVVDDAIVVVEAVEHHIEQGMKPREATVQAMKEVAGPVVGIALVLSSVFIPVAFLGGIQGRLNKQFAVTIAISVLISAFNALSLSPALCALILRPREQMKGRFAKFFEAFNDQFHSATNGYVNFSHRLIRKGAIPLVVLAVFAAMDFGLGKGLPSGFVPTEDSGYFFVNYQLPAGASLQRTDAVGRKVEKIVLETEGVRYISNIIGFSLLARVSAPYNGFAFVTLQPWDDRKGQHMEAGEILKRLNGRLAKEVPEANVFGFLPSAIPGLGVSNGFSLWLQDRSGGDPDYLDRNLKTFLAAARKRPELTGVNSQYSTAAPQIFAEVDRDKALKQGVAVADVYQTLQAYLGGLYVNQFNRFGRQWRVYLQAEGQERRGVEDIARFHVRAGDGTMVPLSALVTTRKIQGPEYTNRFNLMRSAQVLGSAAPGYSSGQAMTALEQVAKETLPRDMSYDWADLSYQEKKAEGTTGLVFALSLVFVFLILAALYESWSLPFSVLLSVPIAIFGAFFGLWARKYDFGVFAQIGLVMLIGLSAKNAILIVEFAKDELEKGRDLVDAALEGARLRLRPILMTSFAFILGCVPLWTASGSGAVSRRILGTVVIVGMLAATLIAVFIIPVLFVVVERLATRKKGLNPRVNHDEDEEAP, encoded by the coding sequence GTGCCCGAATTCTTCATCAAGCGCCCCATCGTCGCCATGGTCATCGCGGTGATCACCCTCATCGCGGGGCTGGTCTGCATGCGCGGGCTGCCCGTGTCCCAGTTCCCCGAGATCGTCCCGCCCCAGATCCAGGTGTCCACCAACTACACCGGCGCCGACGCCGTCACCATCGAGCAGGCCGTGGCCGCGCCCCTGGAACAGCAGATGAACGGCGTGGACAACATGCTGTACATGCAGTCCACCAACGCGAACGACGGCACCATGAGCGAGCTGGTGACCTTCGACGTGGGCACGGACGTCAACCAGGACCAGGTCAACACCCAGAACCGCGTGGCCCAGGCCCAGCCCTTCCTCCCCGCGGAGGTGAACCAGAGCGGCATGACCATCCGCAAGTCCACGGGAACCGCCCTGCTGCTCATGGCCCTGTACTCCCCCAAGGGCACCTACAGCGCGCTCTTCCTCAGCAACTACGCCACCATCAACCTGGTGGACCCCCTGTACCGGGTGCCCGGCGTGGGCCAGATCAACATCTTCGGCGCGGGCGACTACGCCATGCGGGTGTGGGTCAAGCCCGACCTCATGGCCAAGCTGGGCATCACGGTCGCCGAGGTCAACCGGGCCCTGGCCCAGCAGAACACCGTCAACCCCTCCGGCCAGCTCGGAGGCGAGCCCATGCCCGCGGGCCAGGAGATGACCTACACCGTGCGCGCCCAGGGCCGCCTCCTGGCGCCCGAGGAGTTCACGCAGGTCGTCGTGCGGGCCAACCCCGACGGGTCGGTGGTGCGGGTGGGCGACGTGGCCCGGGTGGAACTGGGCGCCATGTCGTACAAGCAGGTCGGGCGCTTCAACGGCCAGCCCAGCTGCATCGTGGCCGTCTACCAGACCCCGGGCTCCAACGCCCTGGAGGTGGGCAACGCCGTCAAGAAGGAGATGCGCAACCTCCAGGCCCGCTTCCCCGCGGACCTGCAGTTCACCACGTCGGTGGACACCACCCTGCCGGTGAAGGAGGGCATCAAGGAGATCGTCTGGACCCTGGGCGAGGCCATGATCCTGGTCATGCTGGTGGTCTACCTCTTCCTGCAGAACTGGCGCGCCACCCTCATCCCCATGATCGCCGTGCCCGTGAGCCTCATCGGCACCTTCGCGGTGTTCCCGATGCTGGGATTTTCCATCAACACCCTGTCGCTGTTCGGCCTGGTGCTGGCCATCGGCCTGGTGGTGGACGACGCCATCGTGGTGGTGGAGGCGGTGGAGCACCATATCGAGCAGGGCATGAAGCCCCGCGAGGCCACGGTCCAGGCCATGAAGGAAGTGGCGGGCCCCGTGGTGGGCATCGCCCTGGTGCTCTCGAGCGTGTTCATCCCCGTGGCCTTCCTGGGCGGCATCCAGGGCCGGCTCAACAAGCAGTTCGCGGTGACCATCGCCATCTCCGTGCTCATCTCGGCCTTCAACGCGCTATCCCTGTCGCCGGCCCTCTGCGCCCTGATCCTTCGGCCCCGGGAGCAGATGAAGGGGCGCTTCGCGAAGTTCTTCGAGGCCTTCAACGACCAGTTCCACTCGGCCACCAACGGCTACGTGAACTTCTCCCACCGCCTCATCCGCAAGGGGGCCATCCCCCTGGTGGTGCTGGCCGTGTTCGCGGCCATGGACTTCGGGCTGGGCAAGGGCCTGCCGTCGGGCTTCGTTCCCACCGAGGACAGCGGCTACTTCTTCGTGAACTACCAGCTGCCCGCCGGCGCCAGCCTCCAGCGCACCGACGCCGTGGGCCGCAAGGTGGAGAAGATCGTCCTGGAGACCGAAGGGGTGCGCTACATCAGCAACATCATCGGCTTCAGCCTCCTGGCCCGGGTGTCGGCGCCCTACAACGGCTTCGCCTTCGTCACCCTCCAGCCCTGGGACGACCGCAAGGGCCAGCACATGGAGGCCGGGGAGATCCTCAAGCGCCTCAACGGCAGGCTGGCCAAGGAGGTGCCCGAGGCCAACGTCTTCGGCTTCCTCCCCTCGGCCATCCCGGGCCTGGGCGTCTCCAACGGCTTCTCGCTCTGGCTGCAGGACCGCAGCGGCGGCGACCCCGACTACCTGGACCGCAACCTCAAGACCTTCCTGGCGGCGGCCCGCAAGCGGCCCGAGCTCACCGGGGTCAATTCCCAGTATTCCACCGCCGCTCCGCAGATATTTGCCGAGGTGGACCGGGACAAGGCCCTCAAGCAGGGCGTGGCCGTGGCCGACGTGTACCAGACCCTCCAGGCCTACCTGGGCGGGCTCTACGTGAACCAGTTCAACCGCTTCGGCCGCCAGTGGCGGGTCTACCTCCAGGCCGAGGGCCAGGAGCGCCGGGGGGTCGAGGACATCGCGCGCTTCCACGTGCGGGCCGGGGACGGCACCATGGTGCCCCTGAGCGCCCTGGTCACCACCCGGAAGATCCAGGGCCCCGAGTACACGAACCGCTTCAACCTCATGCGCAGCGCCCAGGTGCTGGGCTCGGCGGCGCCGGGCTACAGCTCCGGCCAGGCCATGACGGCCCTGGAGCAGGTGGCGAAGGAGACCCTGCCCCGGGACATGAGCTACGACTGGGCCGACCTCTCCTACCAGGAGAAGAAGGCCGAGGGCACCACGGGCCTGGTGTTCGCCCTGTCCCTGGTGTTCGTGTTCCTGATCCTGGCGGCCCTCTACGAGAGCTGGTCCCTGCCCTTCTCGGTGCTGCTGTCGGTGCCCATCGCCATCTTCGGGGCCTTCTTCGGGCTCTGGGCCCGCAAGTACGACTTCGGCGTGTTCGCCCAGATCGGACTGGTGATGCTCATCGGCCTCTCCGCCAAGAACGCCATCCTCATCGTGGAGTTCGCCAAGGACGAGCTGGAGAAGGGCCGCGACCTCGTGGACGCCGCCCTGGAGGGCGCACGCCTCCGCCTGCGGCCCATCCTGATGACGTCGTTCGCCTTCATCCTGGGCTGCGTCCCGCTGTGGACCGCCTCCGGCTCGGGCGCGGTGTCCCGGCGCATCCTGGGGACGGTGGTGATCGTCGGCATGCTGGCGGCCACCCTCATCGCGGTCTTCATCATCCCGGTGCTCTTCGTCGTGGTGGAACGCCTGGCCACCCGCAAGAAGGGCCTCAACCCCCGCGTCAACCATGACGAGGACGAGGAGGCCCCATGA
- a CDS encoding efflux transporter outer membrane subunit, with translation MSRRLLPLAALFLAGCAMGPNYRRPEAQPPAAFRGQAQAEAASLADQPWWDVFGDPTLKDLVAEALKSNFDARTATWRVEEYRARLGIERAGWLPAIVPGASFNRGRQSTYSVSGHDMGQGYDVHAGASWELDLWGRVRRLNEAGLAGYLGAQDARRGVYLATLATTASAYFELRELDHRLEIARSTTAAFGETYDLFSRRLAGGAASALETARARAAQASAAASIPGLERQIQAQENLLCLLLGRNPGPIPRGADLALQPLPPAIPAGLPSTLLERRPDLREAEQRLVAANAAVGVAKASQFPVFSLTGLLGGVAPELGQLSGPGKEWAVGASLTGPVLQGFRLQRQKDAAVAQWEQARVRWQAAVAGAFGEVSTALVAYAKHAEAEKELAGAVEALKSAVALANLRYTAGLSNYLEVLDAQQQLFPAENALSQARLARLLTMVQLYKALGGGWNLADPGAVKPGP, from the coding sequence ATGAGCCGCCGCCTGCTGCCCCTCGCCGCGCTGTTCCTGGCCGGCTGCGCCATGGGTCCCAACTACCGCCGCCCCGAGGCCCAGCCCCCCGCCGCCTTCCGGGGCCAGGCCCAGGCCGAGGCCGCGTCCCTGGCCGACCAGCCCTGGTGGGACGTCTTCGGCGACCCCACCCTCAAGGATCTGGTCGCCGAGGCCCTGAAAAGCAATTTCGACGCCCGCACCGCCACCTGGCGCGTGGAGGAGTACCGCGCGCGCCTGGGCATCGAGCGGGCCGGATGGCTCCCCGCCATCGTGCCCGGGGCCTCCTTCAACCGGGGCCGGCAGTCCACCTACTCGGTAAGCGGCCACGACATGGGCCAGGGCTACGACGTGCACGCGGGCGCCTCGTGGGAGCTGGATCTCTGGGGCCGGGTGCGCCGCCTGAACGAAGCCGGCCTGGCCGGGTACCTGGGGGCCCAGGACGCCCGCCGGGGCGTGTACCTCGCCACCCTCGCGACGACCGCCTCGGCCTATTTCGAGCTGCGCGAGCTGGACCACCGCCTGGAGATCGCCCGGTCCACCACCGCGGCCTTCGGGGAGACCTACGACCTCTTCAGCCGCCGCCTCGCGGGCGGCGCCGCGTCGGCCCTGGAGACCGCCCGGGCCCGGGCCGCCCAGGCCTCGGCCGCGGCCTCCATCCCCGGCCTGGAACGCCAGATCCAGGCGCAGGAGAACCTCCTCTGCCTCCTGCTGGGCCGCAACCCGGGGCCCATCCCCCGCGGCGCGGACCTGGCCCTGCAGCCCCTGCCCCCCGCCATCCCCGCGGGCCTGCCCTCGACGCTCCTGGAGCGCCGCCCCGATCTCCGGGAGGCCGAACAGCGCCTGGTGGCCGCCAACGCGGCCGTGGGCGTGGCCAAGGCCAGCCAGTTCCCGGTCTTCAGCCTCACGGGCCTCCTGGGGGGCGTGGCCCCGGAACTGGGCCAGCTCTCCGGCCCCGGCAAGGAGTGGGCGGTGGGCGCGTCCCTGACCGGCCCCGTCCTCCAGGGTTTCCGCCTCCAGCGCCAGAAGGACGCGGCGGTGGCCCAGTGGGAGCAGGCCCGGGTGCGCTGGCAGGCCGCCGTGGCCGGAGCCTTCGGCGAGGTGTCCACGGCCCTGGTGGCCTACGCCAAGCACGCCGAGGCCGAGAAGGAGCTGGCAGGCGCCGTGGAGGCCCTGAAGTCCGCCGTGGCCCTGGCCAACCTCCGCTACACCGCCGGCCTTTCCAACTACCTGGAGGTCCTGGACGCCCAGCAGCAGCTCTTCCCCGCGGAGAACGCCCTCTCCCAGGCGCGGCTCGCGCGGCTCCTGACGATGGTGCAGCTCTACAAGGCGCTGGGAGGCGGGTGGAACCTCGCGGATCCCGGGGCCGTCAAGCCGGGTCCCTGA
- a CDS encoding LuxR C-terminal-related transcriptional regulator codes for MDAFVADLTRLYRLASSAPADEFPRRALDLLRDWIEFDGAVFGFGEPASGEIRMDGVCVYNRDQALLPRYAELSRFDPVTRHFVNRPGVIQNVDTQDRYRGKENQPLAAYSKAYDLRHLLLVGDDQPDHRRLRWVVLYRGIRKAFDACEEQRMAAAWRHLACALDLNRARVLDLHAPPDGRRSLALVSRGGVLEIADRAFMGLARREWRDLSDTRLPPAALKSLREGGPYLGRQVELHFSGRGEQVVCEARERGAVASLSAREAEVARLYATGRSYREIAGQLGSSPNTVRVQLARVYQKLDINDKAMLAAALGGVRDPA; via the coding sequence ATGGATGCCTTCGTCGCCGATTTGACACGCCTGTACCGCCTGGCCTCGTCGGCGCCCGCCGACGAGTTCCCGCGGCGGGCGCTGGACCTTCTCCGCGACTGGATCGAGTTCGACGGCGCCGTGTTCGGCTTCGGCGAGCCCGCCTCGGGCGAGATCCGCATGGACGGCGTCTGCGTCTACAACCGCGACCAGGCCCTTCTCCCGAGGTACGCCGAGCTGTCCCGCTTCGATCCCGTGACGCGGCATTTCGTGAACAGGCCGGGGGTCATCCAGAACGTGGACACCCAGGACCGGTACCGGGGCAAGGAGAACCAGCCGCTGGCTGCGTATTCGAAGGCGTACGACCTCCGCCACCTCCTCCTCGTGGGCGATGACCAGCCCGACCACCGCCGGCTGCGATGGGTGGTACTCTACCGGGGCATCCGCAAGGCCTTCGACGCGTGCGAGGAGCAGCGCATGGCCGCGGCCTGGCGGCACCTCGCCTGCGCCCTGGACCTGAACCGGGCCCGGGTGCTGGATCTGCATGCGCCGCCGGATGGGCGCCGCAGCCTGGCGCTGGTCTCGCGCGGAGGCGTACTCGAGATCGCCGACCGGGCCTTCATGGGCCTGGCGCGCCGGGAATGGCGCGACCTCTCCGATACCCGCCTGCCCCCCGCGGCCCTGAAGTCCCTGCGGGAGGGCGGGCCCTACCTGGGCCGGCAGGTGGAGCTCCACTTCTCCGGCCGGGGCGAGCAGGTCGTATGCGAGGCCCGGGAGCGCGGCGCCGTGGCCAGCCTGAGCGCGCGCGAAGCCGAGGTGGCCCGGCTCTACGCCACCGGCCGGAGCTACCGGGAGATCGCGGGGCAGCTGGGCAGCTCCCCCAACACCGTGCGGGTGCAGCTCGCGCGGGTGTACCAGAAGCTCGACATCAACGACAAGGCCATGCTCGCCGCGGCCCTGGGCGGCGTCAGGGACCCGGCTTGA